The genomic segment tTTTCATTACCATTCATTTGAATGGATGACCCTCTTTAGCTGTCAGAGAGGAAGATAGAGGAAAGGCTTGTATAtatgtgtaaacacacacacacacacacacacacacacacacacacacacacacacacacacgtatatggATTGTAATTGATTTAATCCCGCTCTTGTTCTTTATCTTTATTGATACGGCACAGGACTATAACATAACATGATTTTCGACATTGCACACCATCAGGACCTTCCAGCTGTTGAGAATTACTCTATTGGGATTACTGAGTTTACCTCTATGTCAAACGCTATGTCTAATCCCATCAATGCACAGTGGTTAGCTAGGCCAAGGTGAAAGGTGTATAAGCCAAGGTGGAAGAACGTATGCTATAACCTCTGGTGAGGAGTCAGATTATACCCCAGTCTGTTCGTTTGTTTGCTTGttaatcagtaaaaaaaattgtgctttCTCAGGGAATATTACATGGATATTTATGGAAAATAAAGGCCACTTCAGGGGGTTGTTGTTATGTTGTATCTGcatgatgtaaataaaaatgttcatcaGATTTAAATGGTGGACTGTAATAAATCAGATATTCTTAAAACTTATTCCTAAAGCTATAAGTCTGACTTTAAATGAGTTTATAGAATTAAAGGGAGGTGTTGGGCCTTCTATGTAATTCCTTATTAATTAGTTCATCCTGTTTCCAATCTCAACTAGTAACTgagaatggattaaaatatacTATTTAACCCATTTAATTCGACGGAACATGAAAAGTAATCTACACATAACACCATCTAAATCACCTTAGACTGGCCTTAGCGGTTCAGGTGTCAAAGAGACTTTGAGGTGAGTTTGCCTTTGCATCCCATAATCCTAACTTTGTCACATGatcagtattttaaaatgtcatctcACGTGGTTTAACTgctgacaccttcctccaccttcaccttTGACGCGTTTTAATAGTGCTGTGGTAGAATGGTCACGACCAATGACAGGGTGAGGCCGGCTgtctgtttggggggggggggggggtaacatcCACAGACCGTGATGTAGAGCCTTGTTCTAACTTCCCTCGGATACTGCAAATATTTAGTTTCTCATCTCCCCTCCACCATAAGCAGCTGTTTGTCCGTcattggaggaggaggtgtgaagCGCATGGCAATTGGTTCCCATTAAGTTTTGTTCAGATCGGTGGAAGCCCAACCAggaagagcacacacacacacacacacacacacacacacacacacacacacacacacacacacacacacacacacacacacacacacacactacacacacacacatctcgcAGGCAGCGCCACCGATCGTCCTCTCTCCACTCCTCCCCAGCTCTCCCAGTTTACGGAGCTCTGCCATCGCACCAGTCCGGCGTCCTCCTCTTTCCCCCCGCCTCCCCACTCTCTTTCCCGGATTCGTTCGACGGATCGGCGGCTGGCCGTAAGTTACCAGCTCTTCCTATTTTTTGTAGCGATTTTTTTCGCCCCCGAATGTTTGAAGTTGTTCCGACTGGCCAGCCGTCCAGAGAGGAGCGCACAACCCATTTTTCGCTTCGTGCACCAGAAGCGACATTCAGGCTGCGTCTACGTGCCAGATCCTCCCCGGGCTCAACTAGGACCGCGATCAGGCAGCCGCCGCGTCGGTACCGAGGAATCCGTTTCAAAATGTGATCAGGAGAGccaactgcttttttttttaatttaatatatttttgcatggtgtgtgtgtgtgtgtgtgtgtgtctattcggctagcccccccaccctcccacccTCACAAGCCCATATTTAGAGCCTGGCTGGCTACTTCAGATGGGCAAGCTACGTCGATTTCTACTGTATCCCATCCTGCTGGATGTATAGATACATTTACGCACGTATGAATGTCCGATTTGGGAGCATGTATGCGCTTCCTCGTCATCTCAGCGGATGGTGGATCGAGCTTGAGGCTGCAGTGCAAGACTtggaggaggaaaacaaacaaacagagcagTGACCTAATGTTTCAAATTCTTCTGGTctttatctctgtgtgtgtgtgtgtgataaagcCCAACATGCCAGCGCCTTCGCTGGCATGTTGGCACCAGCTGTGTGACATGGAAGATGTCAAATATAGGAGCCCATCTGAGCTGATCTGATGGGGCAACATTACCTCAAAtggtttattattcatttttttaatgctctGTTCAATTAGTGAAAGTTCAAAGGAGAATGATTATCTTTAAAAACCAACTGGGTGAGGTAACAATTGACGACTTGACTTGATGGAGTTGTGTTCTGCCAGGTGTCTGGTGTGGAGCTTGTTGTTTGGATCTTTAATAGACCTCCTTTCCAGAGCCCTTACTGTAAGTTATGGTGACATGAGTTGTGAGCAGACCCACTAAAAAGTAATTTGTCCTTAGGTTTTTTATTTGAAGGTAGTGGTGGTTAGTGTTTCACAAGAAAAATCAATAGGGACCGTATGAAAATGATTGCGAGGCATGGTGAGTCAGAAAAAGAGCAGTTTTATTTCTGGGCATAAAATGCAGGAAGTCTATCTGCAAATATTTTGTGGGTAGTATTcgaaaattgtttatttttcttgagAAATTGTTGATAATTATTtggatttcaaacatttttatttttattattttggtgGGAAAAGATTGAAATtggtgcatttaaaaaaaaaatcagggctATTTGTTTGATGTGAACTTTCAAActatttcatattttctctaCAAATTGTACATCCGCACCAAGCGTATGTTGGAGTGGTGCCTTCTGCTGTTGAAAAGTGTttacacttcttcttttttttgtgtgtttccatggcaacaacttATCCCATTCTTAAGAAAAGGTTTGGATTTGATGCACATCTTGAAAACATATCTCTGTAGTTTTTATTAGCAGGGTTTGATATTTGTTGTTGACTGCCAAGCTGAAAGCTCTGTTATTCATGCTAAAATATTGGGTTTGTTTTGCGGGGTCCGGGGGAATAAGCCTCTTCTTAATTTTTGCTCAAGGGAGGGTAGTATATAGTTTCAGATCAAGCGTTTCTCTTTCAGCCTTAATGAAAGTGAAACTATAACAGTGTCCAGGTCACTCAATTATTGCCTTTGAATGGCTAAAATGTTCAACAGCTTTGTTCGTAAATACTGTTTTTTGCACAATGTTGGACATAAAAACATAATGTTGAGACAGTTCATTTGAGGCAGTTAGGACACGATCAGTATAATGTGGATGGTCTTTCCTTGTGAATTCATTGAACCCTGAAATCCGCGACTTTCTTAGTCCTAAGAAAGAGAACAAGTAGCTCTTTAATCGCACCCTGACATGCAGTGTCTATAATAGGGCTATAATTAATGACTAAATGTTTCTAACTCTCTGTGATGTTGTTGTAAAGAGGTATAAACGTGTTTTTGTGTTGGTGAATGTCTCTGTTAACAACATTAGCTGCCAATCTTCAAACAGCTAATGAATAGCTATAGAGAGAAATGCAGTCATCCTCAAGGGAATTTGACTCGGACTCCACAAGACCCGACTCTTTAAAACACAGGAGGGCACACAACACTGGCTATTGGCAGACATTGCAAAACATATTAGATTAAATGAGCAGatgaataaaaagtaaataaataaataaaagatcagCCCTGAGGCTTCAGACAGTTTTTGATGTAGTCCTGCAGCACAACTTCTGTGAAACCCACTTATTTTAGGTTTAAGAGAACCATGAATGCCTGATTACACAATAAACATATTTGTAATCACGCACAACCAGGACTCAAGATTTTCAAAGCACTTTGTGAAGTAGTTTTAAATTTGCCCATCATGTATGTCTGTTTATGTACAGAGATATAACTGCTATTCCTTCATtctgtccttccttccttccttccttccttccttccttccttccttccttccttccttccttccttccttccttccttccttccttccttccttccttccttccttccttccttccttccttccttccttccttccttccttccttccttccttcctcccttccttccttctgtgGGTGTAAaatcagaaatgtatttttttggcCTATTGTTATATCAAACAATCAAATGATATACATGTGCACTAGTAAAGTCTTTATACCTGCCTGTTAATTTTTAGCTATTTctataaatactttttattactgtattttagaaTTGCTCAGTAAGTGTAACGATTTATTTGGTGACGTTTAGTGTTTTGTCATCTTGTAAGTCAGCTTTGAGGTTAGTGGAcagaaactttaaaataaatgctgCAATTCCACAGTCTACAAAAAGACGAATGGGGACTAGAAGCTACAAATTGAATGATATTTGTCAGTTTGTCTGTCCAGATCTTGCTTTGGCATTTAAACCCATTAGAGGTTTTGTTTTGCACACATTGTCTCATGAGTCTTAGACGATCCTGTGTGTTTTAGCCATTAAAGTGTCCCAGTGTGCCTCATGTTTGATGATCACTTCGGGTCATTGATCCTCCTCTAAATGTGAGATTACTTCCTGAGGATGAAAATTGTGCTTTAAAAAGCCAACTTCTACCTGACAGGTCAGTCCCTCTCCACAACTCATGCTGGAAAATCGCCTTTATGAGTTTGAGCAAAGCTCAGAAATAAGGTGATTGTTTTGATGTGAGGAAGTGTACATTTACACAAGAAATACAGATCCAAGTAATTCTTGTGACCGATTTGGGGAATAAACTGCAAATCCTCAAACCATACAAAAGAAGTTAAAACCCTCGCAGCTTTTGATTTTGAAGTTTGTCAGTCTGCCATTGAATTTTGTTTCTACAAGGTCACACTGCAAATGGATTGCATCCTGTCTGagacgtctgacacacacaaagacaaggcctcacacacactacctgatttcattcaaataaaatcCCAAGTTATCGGAATGAAAACCTTTCactatatttaaatatgtgatTTCTGAAGTGGAGGACAAACAATATTAAATATCCATAACACTATAGAGATGGGTTATCTTTCAAGAAATTGCTCTCAATATTAATTAAGTCAACCTGTATTGGCCATTCTCATCATTCCCACTAATCTTCACATTTAAGTCCTTTTGCTGTACAACTCTAGAAACAGAGATAAAATCAAGCAGGTTTAAAGAAAACGATTTGACTGTACAAGGGTCATCAGTTTGTCCAATCTAGTCTTCAATGAGTTTACACTAAGTTTGCTATGTTTCTGGTTCCTTAGGTCCAGTTTATGGGCTTCAGAATTTCTGGCAAGAACATAATTTGTTAAAGAGAGGGCTAACAACGTGCAGATAATTGTCAGGAGGCCTGTGATACCTGACTAGCTTAGTAGTGCAGTACAGAGTGGTGTTAAAGTTGTGCACTTGGTGAGGCTATACTACAACTTTGATGTTCAAGGGAAACGTTTCAGATCAGACAAATGTTACCGACAAGCACATGGTCTGTTTGAGCAGACAAAGCAGTTTGAATTTGTTGGAATAAATCACACAATTTAGTTTTACATACCAGACAGATTCTGAATTGTACAGCAATTTGGAGTGTACTTTCTTCTTCAGGGCCAAATTTAATAACCGATTAGTTAATTATAGGAACTAATGAGAATGGATAAATTCATAAGGGGAAATTTGAATATCAAGGGAAAGGTATAATTGtatttgacttttctttttcaatgcTTTTAGAGCAGATTACAGTCTTTATAAGTGTGTCCATACTATTGTCACCTAAACTCCAGTATAATATCCTACTTGACCTTTTCTGTAATCTCCAAAATCATGGTGTCTACATGCGGGCGCAATTTTAAAGACCAGCCACTTAAACATATACAAGAGtcattaatttgttgtttatgttgCAATTTTACAACTGGCTGAGGGAGTGTTTTAAATATACTCCCAGGTTGCTTGTTTGCTTTAAATTGAGTTTAATTACTAAATAGTTTCACAGGCAGCCTAGGGAATATGATATGTTATGTGGTATATGTATGCACACTATTCCCTTTCTCTGTGAATGATAGACACCTAGCCACTGATTTTACACAGtaagtttgtttgttgtggACTCTGTTGACATTTTCTGGCTGGTTTCATCCTCAGTTGATTTTGATATTGTAATAATATGTATTTTACAGTTATTGCGCAGCATTGTGACATTTCTTCTTTATAAAGAAACACTCAAGCTAAACAAGCTGTCATTTGCAGGCTTTGTACACGCTTGGTGATAAGGCAAGGGGTGCGTTGAATGAATGACAGAGCGCATCGGTTTTGTCTGTGctgcataaaacacacacaaacccattaTAATGACAGAATCTCCAACAACCATAAAATAGCTGGAGCTCACGATGCGGTTCAGTCCAGTCACAAAACCATTCAGCTGAATATATTCGTCATTAAGCACCTTTTATGTATCGCATcggatgtttgtgttttgtgatttCAATTGTGAGATAGTCTTTGTAATGCTCGCATCTCATTGGGTCCCtttgcttgtattttctttACAGCTTTAAACAAATTGAAGTTATGAGAAGGATCTTAACATCTGTGGGATTTCACAGAACAAAAGTCATAAAGATGTTATGACGAAGTCATCTTGTTTAGAGCTACATCAGCTCTCCCTGGATCCAATTAAAAGCTTTGATTGTTAGGAATGTCAGCTACAGTTTAAATCATTGGTTGTTGGTCTGTTGATTGTGAACATTATAAGCACATGGTGAAACTACGGCAAACTAATTTTCACCACTTGTCGGTCTTTTATCTATAGGTCCTGTGTAGAAGCATGTGATGACTCACGCAAGGCAGAAggcttccctcaggcagagtgaCAGCAGCGCTGGGTGGTGGGACAGCTGCCCTCTTCGGCCACATGGTGGCGCTATGGGTGATGCCTGGCCTGAGCGCTCTCTACGATTCGGAAGGACAAAGAAGATAAGCAAGGTCGTCAGTCAAAGGAAGGAGAGTGCAAAGAAGATGAACGACAAGAGAGGGAGAACAGAAAAGTCAGATCAGCACAGAAAACATGACCGCCGGCGTGAGAAGAAACGAGACAGGAAGTTGTATCCGTTACGGGGGAGGGCTGGAGTTTCTGATGGGGAGGGGCTTAGCTGCCATGTCCTTCTTACCCGTTTGGAAGAAAAAATCTGTGATCGGGAAAGCTCTGAAGAAAGGGATCAAAAGGTTGCACGGCGACATTTATCtcttaaatctaaatctaaaaccGGGAAGGGATgtgaaggaagagagaaaaggtCTTCAACTAAAACTAAATCAAAGTCAAACAGCGTGAGTCATCAGGAGTGTCTTCAAGTCCTACAACCTCGCAAGCGTAGACTGGCTTCGCTCAATGCTGAGGCAGTAAACAGTCTGCTCCTCGAAAGAGCTACTGACCCTCAGCCAGCAGCCAAACAGGCCAGGAGACAGGAAGACCCAACAAAGGGAGGCATACCCCCAGACAGAGATCCAACCAGGAGTGGGGTCTCTGGAGGCCTCAGGTGTCCACGAGGACACGTGAGCAAAGCCTCCCTGCCTCACAAACTTGATCTGTGCCAAAGTTCTAAGCAGGCCAAGAATGTCAAAGCCAACCGAGAAGAAAGCAGGGGGATGAGTCAAGAGATTCTGAACGCCCCTGTCCCCAGAAGATTGGCAGGACTCAACGCCGCAGCGCTGCTTAAGTTAACTAGTTCCTCTGCTACCAGTAAGCAAAGGGTCAAGGCTTCACCCACAGCTACTGTCACATCAGACTGCAAGGCTCCTGCTTCGGTCTCAACCCCAAAACAGCAGTCCAGAGTCAAACTCAAACACAAGGGACGCTCACAAAAGCAGAAAGGGAAGAAGATGGCCCCCCTGCACAGTGCCTGCACCGCCTGTAAGAAGAAGGCAGACTTTGAGCCCAAAGTGGAATGGGAGACTAGCAGCTGCACCCATCGACTGACCAAACCGGGCTACCAATCACGCAGCATGCTGGCGTACCCACTGAAGCAAGTGAAGGAAGAGCCTTTGGAGACAGAACTGAGCCCATACTACTGCTGCCCGTCAGAGAGCTCAGTGGAGTACTGCCATCGCTTGGCCTTCTTCCTGGGCCAGCAGCCCTACGGAGAATCCGAGGATCAGCCTCTTAACTCAGCCATGCCCCCAGTGAAGCGCGAGTGCCTCGTAACCTCCCCTTCCCTCACCCACTCCCACCCGCACACAGCTCTGACCCTCAGCCCCCACCCATGCCTCTGCACCGCCGATCACTGCTTCTCCAGTTACTACGTTCACATCGCCCACCCGACACACACTGGAACAACGTCAGCAGGCCTGTCTCCACACACCCTGAACTTTGCACCCTCCGGTTTATGTCCTAACCGGATGAGCGGTTCGAAGTTGTTGGGTCCTCAAATATCCCACCCTCCTGGGCTGGCCCACCCTGCCTACTGCAACTCAGTGTCTTCACCCTGTTATGGTGACGCCTGCGGGATCAGTGGATACACATACAGAGCCTTGCCTCCTGTTACCAGCAGGGGTTGTTCTTTCAGTGCAGGATGCACTGGATGCACACACAGCATCAAAACAGGTGAGTGGAATATGCAATAGATATTTTTACCAGATGCATTTCAGGAGGACATCCGGAAAGTTTCTAAAGGATATACATTAACCAACTCATGTACTaagtgtagaaaaaaaaaacacatttccatctATAGCACTGTATTTATCTTTAAATATGAGGAGCTTTTATGTCAGTTCTTCATATTTGAGCATCAGGTGTAAAGCTTTAATCATTTTGTGAGATTCAGTGAGCATCTCCATCTGCTAGCTGTGATTTCTTGTGTGAAAGAGCCTGCTGTCTGCACACAGACCTGGCTGTATTTACACTGTTCCAGGTAGTAGTAATAGAAAGGGGAATGACGGAGACGAAGCCAAAGAGGAGAAGAAccatcataaaaacaaaaactgcattaGCATAGGTGAGCGTTTCCAACAGTGGAAAGATATTTAGATGGATGTGGAAATTGTTTGTACGGGCGGGTGACATTAATGTCGCCATTCTTTACAGGACCATCAGATGTGTATTGCTTTTCCATGGACACAGGTTGAGCTTCTGGAGGAGCACTGAAGGAAGGAGTTTATTAGTTTTGCTGTTGAGTTGAAATACAATTTGATTTTCTGCAGAATTCCAGACTCAACATTTAGCGCCTTTgataaattttgtattttgtaataaGAACTAAAAAGTGCTTATTGTTAAATGTTCACTGAAGGCTACTTGTATACTTTTGACAAGTGTGAACATTCCTATTTTTGTAGTCTATTGGTGTTGAGAGCTTTAAAAGCTTTCAGCTTTCAGCTTGGATATTTCATGATAAggagcttcaggttaattaaTGTTTTCAGTAACAGTTGGATTTTTATATAGTACTTTGATTTAAGATGTAGTTTTCAAACTACTTTACAGGATATCCAcacaatttgtttattttagagTTTCTGTAGCTTTTGCTAAAAGCAATAACTGAACCTACCccctaaaattaaaaacattttttatgaattaaacattttattttatttttccaaagtTGTCTACCTTTAGATGCACATGTGACTTTTacattgctgttttatttaaacGTGTTACCTTCACTCTTTCCGTCTACAGAGGGTTACTCCTCCCCTCAGGGTGAGCACAGCCCCTCCCTTCTGGTTCCCCCTTCCATGCCCATGTCCAGCTGCCCCCTGTCCAGCGTGCCCACCTCCACCCAGACTAAATCCCACTTGCTGACCCCCCTGTCGGGGCGAGACCAGCCCCAGGCCAGGTTAAAGCTGGCGAGGGAGTGCTCTCAGAACACCAAGCCCTCCAACGGCACCCTGTCCACGGGTCGCACCAGGCTGCCCCAGAAACAGACGTCGCCTTTGCCAAGCCTCAGCAGCACCAAACAAAAGAGAGTCAGCCGCAGACGTGCCACCAACGGTTGGCGGGTGGTTGGAATGCCTACTGAGAGGGAGGTCTTTATTGCGGTAGGTTGTGAGTGCATCCTAATCATGTAGATTAGGGAGCTTCATGTCTGGTTGCTTCACTAGTGAGACTTTTGTTCTCTTGTATTACACTACATGATAATACCCTGCCAGCAGAAACCCAATAATTGTGTTTTGAAGACACAGCTTTGTGCAATAGATTCATTTTTGTCTCCATAATGAGAATAATATCTGCCcgtgtccttgtgtgtgtgtgtgtgtgtgtctcagggaGAGGATGAGACAGCCCTGAGGCAGTGCTATGAAGGAGTCGAGAGGGACGGTGAAGTGATACGTGTCAGAGACACTGTGCTGCTACGATCCGGCCCCAGGAAAAAATCCCTCCCATATGTGGCCAAGATATCTGCGCTGTGGGAGGACCCCAAAACAGgtagcagagaggaggaggaggaggaggaggaggagatcatGAATAGATATTGTGGCTTGtgtgcatggatggatggaggaggggaCGTATTGCCAAGGTTGTTTAtggatgtgtgtttatgtgtgtttgcactgtGTGTCTCAATTTGCCTCCTCAGGAGAGCTGATGATGAGTCTTTTCTGGTACTACCGACCTGAGCACACCCAGGGGGGCCGAGATCCCAGCACCCACTGTGAGGTGAGGCTGGAATGGATCTGAGCACTGATTGAATGGTTGTGTGGTTAAATGACAGTTTTACTGGGAAGCAGTAGAACCACACTGAAAAAAATCTCCTCTTGA from the Antennarius striatus isolate MH-2024 chromosome 19, ASM4005453v1, whole genome shotgun sequence genome contains:
- the LOC137613467 gene encoding bromo adjacent homology domain-containing 1 protein, yielding MTHARQKASLRQSDSSAGWWDSCPLRPHGGAMGDAWPERSLRFGRTKKISKVVSQRKESAKKMNDKRGRTEKSDQHRKHDRRREKKRDRKLYPLRGRAGVSDGEGLSCHVLLTRLEEKICDRESSEERDQKVARRHLSLKSKSKTGKGCEGREKRSSTKTKSKSNSVSHQECLQVLQPRKRRLASLNAEAVNSLLLERATDPQPAAKQARRQEDPTKGGIPPDRDPTRSGVSGGLRCPRGHVSKASLPHKLDLCQSSKQAKNVKANREESRGMSQEILNAPVPRRLAGLNAAALLKLTSSSATSKQRVKASPTATVTSDCKAPASVSTPKQQSRVKLKHKGRSQKQKGKKMAPLHSACTACKKKADFEPKVEWETSSCTHRLTKPGYQSRSMLAYPLKQVKEEPLETELSPYYCCPSESSVEYCHRLAFFLGQQPYGESEDQPLNSAMPPVKRECLVTSPSLTHSHPHTALTLSPHPCLCTADHCFSSYYVHIAHPTHTGTTSAGLSPHTLNFAPSGLCPNRMSGSKLLGPQISHPPGLAHPAYCNSVSSPCYGDACGISGYTYRALPPVTSRGCSFSAGCTGCTHSIKTEGYSSPQGEHSPSLLVPPSMPMSSCPLSSVPTSTQTKSHLLTPLSGRDQPQARLKLARECSQNTKPSNGTLSTGRTRLPQKQTSPLPSLSSTKQKRVSRRRATNGWRVVGMPTEREVFIAGEDETALRQCYEGVERDGEVIRVRDTVLLRSGPRKKSLPYVAKISALWEDPKTGELMMSLFWYYRPEHTQGGRDPSTHCENEIFASRHQDENSVACIEDRCYVLPLAQYCRFCALVKRRAEGSPPGSASMVPCRPDFAPPSHRCVPIDVDPELVYLCRHVYDFRYGRILKNLQ